In one Musa acuminata AAA Group cultivar baxijiao chromosome BXJ2-5, Cavendish_Baxijiao_AAA, whole genome shotgun sequence genomic region, the following are encoded:
- the LOC103985121 gene encoding protein VACUOLELESS GAMETOPHYTES-like — protein sequence MGRLGYEPRINHFSHPHPLELASLQQSLTLPTCAGCTFRASGWAYSCKACNYTLHISCAETPQRIRHPAHPQHSLTLLAVPAYKEGSFNCDACGRDGTGFSYHCEPCGVDLHSLCASMPLSVSHGAHEHPLSLVFSVPYENNGFSCDLCGGMGSNQWLYRCAMCEFDAHIGCATAKMLQAQPSPPPTLPRRHTVPRPRTLQQQTPYSVGVGMGVSNGVWQGGVPVGYPRMPGMNHAGRGRGSGGLITQVVRGFVTSAAQQIGQNLMQNIFEGGGGDGGSAMDVGSGVDDSFSGSDE from the coding sequence ATGGGAAGATTGGGCTATGAACCACGGATCAACCATTTCAGCCACCCCCACCCCTTGGAGCTCGCATCTCTGCAACAGTCGCTCACCCTGCCGACGTGCGCCGGCTGTACCTTTCGTGCCTCCGGCTGGGCTTACTCGTGCAAGGCCTGCAACTACACCCTCCACATCTCCTGCGCCGAGACGCCGCAGCGCATCCGCCACCCGGCGCACCCCCAACACAGCCTCACCCTCCTCGCCGTCCCCGCCTACAAAGAGGGCTCCTTCAACTGTGACGCGTGCGGCCGCGACGGCACCGGCTTCTCGTACCACTGCGAACCATGCGGCGTCGACCTGCACAGCTTGTGCGCCTCCATGCCGCTCTCCGTCAGCCATGGCGCCCACGAGCACCCCCTCAGCCTCGTCTTCTCCGTTCCTTACGAGAATAATGGGTTCTCGTGTGACCTGTGCGGGGGGATGGGCTCGAACCAGTGGCTCTACCGTTGCGCCATGTGCGAGTTTGATGCCCACATTGGGTGTGCGACGGCGAAGATGTTGCAGGCTCAGCCAAGCCCGCCGCCAACGCTGCCGCGGCGACACACGGTGCCACGACCGCGAACACTGCAGCAGCAGACCCCTTACTCGGTGGGAGTGGGCATGGGGGTGAGCAACGGAGTTTGGCAAGGTGGTGTTCCGGTGGGCTACCCGCGGATGCCGGGAATGAACCATGCAGGGAGAGGAAGGGGTAGCGGTGGTCTGATAACCCAGGTGGTCCGAGGCTTCGTCACCAGCGCGGCGCAGCAGATAGGACAGAACTTGATGCAAAATATATTCGAGGGCGGAGGCGGCGATGGAGGTTCGGCAATGGACGTAGGATCTGGAGTCGATGACTCGTTCTCTGGCTCGGATGAGTAA
- the LOC135612535 gene encoding organelle RRM domain-containing protein 6, chloroplastic-like isoform X1 — MATGLLPAASPPPSSSLRERRHPPDITSSTSSSSWFLSRFPSIRSSRSSWPSAATSRRRSGGFSVSCCLPPTPSTKLYVSGLSFRTTEESLRNAFQNFGQLVEVNLVMDRIANRPRGFAFLRYATEEESKKAIEGMHGKFLDGRVIFVEVAKPRSDVRQASRQTPERYRS, encoded by the exons ATGGCAACGGGCCTTCTCCCCGCTGCTTCCCCACCGCCGTCATCATCTCTCCGAGAAAGAAGACATCCCCCCGACATCACCTCCTCCACGTCGTCTTCCTCTTGGTTCCTCTCCCGATTTCCATCTATTCGGTCTTCTCGCTCCTCATGGCCCTCGGCCGCGACCTCGCGGCGGAGGAGCGGCGGCTTCTCGGTGTCCTGCTGCCTCCCTCCGACCCCCTCCACCAAGCTTTATGTTAGTG GTCTTTCATTTCGTACAACCGAGGAAAGTCTTAGAAATGCTTTCCAAAATTTTGGTCAGCTCGTAGAAG TTAACCTGGTCATGGACAGAATAGCAAATAGGCCAAGAGGCTTTGCTTTTCTTCGTTATGCCACCGAAGAGGAATCCAAAAAGGCCATTGAGGGGATGCATGGAAAG TTCCTGGATGGGAGAGTCATTTTTGTAGAAGTTGCAAAACCAAGGTCAGACGTGCGCCAGGCTTCAAGACAAACTCCGGAGCGGTACCGATCGTGA
- the LOC135612535 gene encoding organelle RRM domain-containing protein 6, chloroplastic-like isoform X2, giving the protein MALGRDLAAEERRLLGVLLPPSDPLHQALCLSFRTTEESLRNAFQNFGQLVEVNLVMDRIANRPRGFAFLRYATEEESKKAIEGMHGKFLDGRVIFVEVAKPRSDVRQASRQTPERYRS; this is encoded by the exons ATGGCCCTCGGCCGCGACCTCGCGGCGGAGGAGCGGCGGCTTCTCGGTGTCCTGCTGCCTCCCTCCGACCCCCTCCACCAAGCTTTAT GTCTTTCATTTCGTACAACCGAGGAAAGTCTTAGAAATGCTTTCCAAAATTTTGGTCAGCTCGTAGAAG TTAACCTGGTCATGGACAGAATAGCAAATAGGCCAAGAGGCTTTGCTTTTCTTCGTTATGCCACCGAAGAGGAATCCAAAAAGGCCATTGAGGGGATGCATGGAAAG TTCCTGGATGGGAGAGTCATTTTTGTAGAAGTTGCAAAACCAAGGTCAGACGTGCGCCAGGCTTCAAGACAAACTCCGGAGCGGTACCGATCGTGA
- the LOC103985114 gene encoding serine carboxypeptidase-like 34, producing the protein MMHQASFHVLFIWPLVVASCALSSAASSLRQELDRVVGLPGQPPVGFRQYAGYVTIDEGLGKALFYWFFEATHRPAEKPLLLWLNGGPGCSSIGFGEAQEIGPFLVKKDVPELEHNEYAWNKAANLLFLEAPAGVGFSYSNITDVQGDNATAFGSYSFLVKWFQRFPQYRLNEFYIAGESYAGHYVPQLANVILEQNMKAKKEDHINLKGLVIGNAVMDSETDIRGMVDYAWDHALISDRVYHNIKTSCNFSAVVPTQECSKALQQYYQVYQIIDMYSLYTPRCESGYPKFSSSVAQGEESLISISKFEDLLKIPMGYDPCLQTYATVYFNRPDVQKALHANVTRLSHPWSLCSSSVVRAWSDSDRSVLPIIRKLIDAGLRMWVFSGDTDARVPVTSTRYTLNKLGLSITEDWSPWYSHKQVGGWTIIYEGLTFVTVRVAGHQVPTFAPRQSLQIVEHFLANKKLPSFPF; encoded by the exons ATGATGCATCAGGCTTCGTTCCATGTTCTGTTTATTTGGCCTCTCGTTGTTGCGTCCTGTGCCTTGTCGTCGGCTGCGTCGAGCTTGAGGCAGGAGCTCGACCGTGTCGTCGGGCTCCCCGGTCAGCCTCCCGTCGGGTTCCGCCAGTATGCAGGGTATGTCACCATAGACGAGGGTCTCGGAAAGGCTCTCTTCTACTGGTTCTTTGAGGCCACACACAGACCTGCCGAGAAGCCACTCCTGCTGTGGCTCAATGGAG GGCCTGGTTGTTCTTCAATTGGCTTTGGAGAGGCACAAGAGATTGGGCCATTTCTTGTGAAAAAGGATGTACCTGAGCTAGAACACAACGAGTATGCTTGGAACAAAG CTGCCAATTTATTGTTCTTGGAGGCACCAGCAGGGGTTGGGTTCTCTTACTCAAACATCACTGATGTGCAAGgtgacaatgccacag CATTTGGTTCCTACTCGTTCCTGGTCAAATGGTTCCAGAGATTCCCTCAGtacagattaaatgaattttacatAGCTGGGGAGAGTTATGCAG GGCATTATGTACCTCAACTTGCAAATGTGATCTTGGAGCAGAACATGAAAGCTAAGAAGGAGGACCATATAAACCTGAAAGGCCTCGTG ATTGGAAATGCTGTGATGGATTCCGAGACGGACATCAGAGGAATGGTGGATTACGCATGGGATCATGCTTTGATCTCAGACAGAGTTTACCACAACATCAAAACAAGCTGCAATTTTAGTGCAGTGGTGCCAACTCAAGAATGCAGCAAAGCTCTCCAACAATATTACCAAGTTTATCAGATCATCGACATGTACAGCTTGTACACACCGCGCTGCGAAAGTGGATACCCCAAGTTTTCGTCTTCGGTGGCGCAGGGTGAAGAAAGTTTGATATCTATCTCAAAATTT GAGGATTTGTTGAAGATACCAATGGGCTACGATCCATGTTTACAAACCTATGCAACGGTGTACTTCAATCGTCCGGATGTTCAAAAAGCTTTGCATGCCAATGTCACAAGACTATCACATCCTTGGTCTCTTTGCAG CTCATCTGTTGTTAGGGCTTGGAGTGATTCTGACAGATCAGTTCTTCCAATTATCCGTAAACTTATCGATGCTGGGCTCCGCATGTGGGTGTTCAG TGGTGATACTGATGCTAGGGTTCCAGTGACCTCCACAAGATACACACTAAACAAGCTAGGACTGAGCATAACCGAGGACTGGTCCCCCTGGTATAGCCACAAACAG GTGGGAGGGTGGACCATAATCTATGAAGGGTTGACTTTTGTTACAGTTAGGGTGGCTGGACACCAAGTCCCCACATTTGCCCCAAGGCAATCTCTGCAAATTGTTGAGCACTTCTTAGCCAACAAGAAACTGCCCTCGTTCCCTTTTTAG